A section of the Leptospira kobayashii genome encodes:
- a CDS encoding APC family permease: MSLELKRSLNLFDSISLLFSSMVGSGIFFTSGFLLQETGNPWIVLICWALGGLLALCGSITYAYAARLLPFAGGDYVYLKVAYSPLLAFVSGWSSLLTNFSACISVLALAFGKYICILFPDIPIWNSPTYKFLGVDFQIGTSTFIGVVPIVFFSILNFFGIKSAVRVQNFFAVVKIIGLVLFLIFGFSLGNANWGYLLNAPFPDFQSFSFLSKLLIGIVPVSFSYLGWNMITYIAEEVKSPEKNLVHSATTACLLVTGLYISLNTLFLVSAPSDVLSGQDGIGAIAFQRLLGSHLSILTTGFISWVILGSLSAIIIGGSRVYFAMARDRAFLPSFAKVHKKYHSPYVSIFFQCLVAILFLLVKEIEALLYMITCSILVLSCLTALTPFRFEKMGFKSEYKIPFYPIPIIIYVVANIAVMIVLFKEKPVNALWGLVITLSAIPVYYGFRLNKKITIQKEFHTR; this comes from the coding sequence ATAAGCCTGGAGCTAAAACGTTCTCTCAATCTTTTTGACTCCATCTCTTTACTTTTTTCTTCGATGGTGGGGTCGGGAATCTTCTTTACATCCGGTTTTCTTTTACAGGAAACGGGAAATCCCTGGATCGTATTAATCTGTTGGGCCTTAGGCGGTTTACTCGCGTTATGTGGTTCGATCACCTATGCTTATGCTGCACGTTTGCTTCCTTTTGCGGGAGGGGACTATGTATATTTAAAAGTGGCTTATTCCCCTCTTTTGGCATTTGTAAGCGGATGGTCTTCCCTACTTACTAATTTTTCCGCCTGCATTTCCGTATTGGCTCTCGCCTTCGGAAAATATATCTGCATTTTGTTCCCCGATATCCCGATTTGGAATTCTCCCACCTATAAATTCTTGGGTGTGGATTTTCAAATCGGTACTTCGACTTTCATCGGCGTTGTGCCAATCGTATTTTTCAGCATACTTAATTTTTTCGGAATCAAATCGGCAGTTCGGGTTCAAAACTTTTTTGCAGTAGTTAAAATCATAGGCTTGGTTCTGTTTTTGATATTCGGTTTTTCTCTGGGGAATGCAAACTGGGGTTATCTGTTAAACGCACCTTTTCCCGATTTTCAATCTTTTTCGTTTTTATCCAAACTTTTGATCGGAATCGTGCCAGTATCTTTTTCCTATCTCGGTTGGAACATGATCACCTATATAGCCGAAGAGGTAAAATCCCCCGAAAAGAATTTGGTTCACTCCGCAACGACCGCCTGTTTACTTGTAACCGGCTTGTATATTTCCCTGAATACTTTGTTCCTAGTATCCGCGCCTAGCGATGTTTTGTCAGGACAAGATGGGATCGGAGCGATCGCCTTTCAAAGGTTACTCGGCAGCCATTTATCCATTCTCACAACCGGTTTTATTTCCTGGGTTATTCTAGGATCACTCTCTGCGATCATCATCGGAGGTAGCAGAGTTTACTTTGCAATGGCAAGAGATCGTGCGTTTTTACCGAGCTTTGCGAAAGTTCATAAAAAATACCACAGTCCTTATGTTTCCATTTTTTTTCAATGTTTGGTAGCTATCCTATTTTTATTAGTCAAAGAAATAGAAGCACTACTTTATATGATCACTTGTTCCATATTGGTATTGTCTTGTTTGACGGCGCTGACTCCATTCCGGTTTGAAAAAATGGGATTCAAATCCGAATATAAAATTCCTTTTTATCCGATTCCGATCATCATCTATGTAGTTGCAAACATTGCAGTTATGATTGTTTTATTTAAGGAAAAACCTGTGAACGCATTATGGGGATTAGTGATTACGCTCAGCGCAATTCCCGTTTATTACGGCTTTAGGTTAAACAAAAAAATTACGATACAAAAAGAGTTCCACACTCGATGA
- a CDS encoding LIC10415 family protein has product MKWGHNPIIKEGKDMDVRLNRLLNSAERFVQDKKEVKDSNSSGANASAKTSETKSDFAVSLPVQYHNIQSKLTELQRQLSKEQSRMSFLEDNNTKQEDLIHILFENEPLFPELANAEGKFSKKDALAATGSGIRALVEELKKKEVEGENIFSLGMMHSPEEFKGKMGDVSPYAQKPLSETVVKRLLGG; this is encoded by the coding sequence ATGAAATGGGGACATAACCCGATTATCAAGGAAGGTAAGGACATGGATGTTCGTCTCAACCGGCTTCTCAATTCTGCAGAACGATTTGTTCAGGACAAAAAGGAAGTAAAAGACTCAAATTCTTCGGGAGCAAACGCAAGTGCGAAAACTTCCGAAACAAAATCGGATTTTGCTGTCAGCCTTCCCGTCCAGTACCACAACATCCAATCAAAACTGACGGAATTACAAAGACAATTGTCCAAGGAACAATCTCGTATGAGTTTCCTGGAAGATAATAACACCAAACAGGAAGACCTGATTCACATTCTTTTTGAAAACGAACCCTTGTTTCCGGAACTTGCAAACGCAGAAGGAAAATTTTCCAAGAAAGATGCGCTAGCGGCAACCGGATCCGGAATTCGTGCTTTGGTGGAAGAATTGAAAAAGAAAGAAGTAGAAGGAGAAAATATTTTCTCTCTCGGCATGATGCATAGCCCGGAAGAATTCAAAGGGAAAATGGGGGATGTATCTCCTTATGCGCAAAAACCTCTTTCTGAAACTGTTGTAAAACGCCTGCTAGGCGGATAA
- the sppA gene encoding signal peptide peptidase SppA, which translates to MERNQLLLFLSFLLSAVATLLGIVQIATSSGSGRFSAGTGGGLFQTSEIGAVVLNIGGEIHSGESTYDSTGADTVLRELRDIGEDSNIKGILVEINSPGGTVAASQEIFNELLELRKTKKIVVSMKDVAASGGYYIASASDYIFAHNGTITGSIGVISFSPNFKGLMDRYGVSVRTYKAGKYKDMYSPFRDSTLEEDEMINKQLTDTYRRFVEDVAKGRNKTVKSVEELAEGKIYSGEDAFRNKLVDDIGGRREAHKKLSELCLYDGLIPLIEKEITPFDRFLQSIGVLFEGKALQAHKLSLLFQSQVLVILPSSLGKLSL; encoded by the coding sequence ATGGAAAGAAACCAATTACTTCTCTTTCTCAGTTTTTTACTTAGCGCCGTAGCAACTTTACTCGGCATTGTTCAAATCGCCACAAGCTCCGGCTCCGGCCGCTTTTCCGCAGGAACAGGCGGAGGATTATTCCAAACTTCCGAAATCGGTGCGGTTGTTCTCAACATTGGCGGAGAAATCCATTCGGGCGAATCCACATACGATTCCACCGGTGCGGATACCGTTTTACGTGAGTTACGTGATATCGGAGAAGATTCGAATATCAAAGGAATTCTTGTAGAAATCAATTCTCCCGGCGGAACGGTTGCCGCTTCCCAGGAAATATTCAACGAACTACTGGAACTTCGTAAAACCAAGAAGATAGTCGTATCTATGAAGGATGTTGCCGCTTCCGGCGGTTATTATATCGCTTCGGCTTCGGATTATATCTTTGCTCATAACGGAACCATTACCGGTTCCATCGGAGTGATTTCCTTCAGTCCCAATTTTAAAGGGCTAATGGATCGTTACGGAGTATCCGTTCGAACTTATAAAGCGGGAAAATACAAAGACATGTATTCTCCTTTCCGGGATTCCACTCTGGAAGAAGACGAAATGATCAACAAACAACTCACGGACACCTATCGTCGGTTTGTTGAGGATGTTGCCAAAGGCAGAAACAAAACCGTCAAGTCGGTGGAAGAACTTGCGGAAGGTAAAATCTATTCGGGAGAAGATGCGTTTCGAAACAAACTGGTGGATGATATCGGAGGAAGAAGGGAAGCTCATAAAAAACTTTCCGAGCTTTGCCTTTACGACGGCTTAATTCCTCTGATCGAAAAAGAAATCACTCCCTTCGATCGCTTTTTGCAATCAATAGGAGTTCTCTTTGAAGGGAAAGCATTGCAAGCGCATAAGTTGAGTTTGCTTTTCCAATCGCAAGTGCTTGTGATTTTACCCAGTTCTCTTGGAAAATTGAGCTTATGA
- the surE gene encoding 5'/3'-nucleotidase SurE — MNILITNDDGISSSGIKALESELGKKHNTFLIAPLKERSVTSMALTVFQSMRVERINDNHYIADGFPVDCVNIGLYAEIFPSIDLVLSGINRGVNMGYDVHYSGTVGAAKHGALHGVPSLAVSSGRIDPEDGYEKEAVLVSEFLDLYFKEIAPGEVWNLNFPPEIAGNGGLDQLVFARLGRRRYTEKYDKKTIIGGVSEFQLNGSLLGHDQDAGTDFEAYYQGKLPVTPIQLDLTHYSRLDGIKKISK; from the coding sequence TTGAATATATTGATTACCAATGATGATGGAATTTCTTCCAGTGGAATCAAAGCTCTCGAATCCGAATTAGGAAAAAAACACAATACATTTCTGATTGCACCTCTCAAAGAACGTTCCGTAACTTCCATGGCACTTACTGTTTTTCAATCCATGAGAGTGGAGCGAATCAATGACAATCATTACATTGCCGACGGATTTCCTGTGGATTGCGTAAACATAGGATTGTATGCCGAGATTTTTCCTTCTATTGATCTGGTATTGTCCGGAATCAATCGAGGAGTGAATATGGGTTACGATGTTCATTACTCAGGCACTGTCGGTGCCGCAAAACACGGAGCTTTGCACGGAGTTCCTTCCTTGGCGGTGAGTTCGGGAAGGATTGATCCGGAAGACGGATATGAAAAAGAAGCAGTATTGGTAAGTGAGTTTTTGGATTTATATTTTAAAGAGATTGCTCCCGGAGAAGTTTGGAATTTGAATTTTCCTCCTGAAATTGCCGGAAATGGAGGATTGGATCAATTGGTATTTGCCAGACTCGGTCGTAGACGTTATACGGAAAAATACGATAAAAAAACAATCATCGGTGGAGTCAGTGAATTTCAATTGAACGGAAGTCTTCTGGGGCATGACCAGGATGCGGGAACCGATTTTGAAGCCTATTATCAGGGAAAACTTCCTGTCACCCCAATTCAGTTGGATCTGACTCATTATTCCCGTTTGGACGGAATAAAAAAGATTTCCAAATAA
- a CDS encoding tetratricopeptide repeat protein — translation MAEDYVGYMQKGNYALALTLIDKEINNSPNDPVLHYNFALCCFQTKNFKKSIQVFDHIIQEYPKFIEIDNVYRLKVFSYIELKDWDSAEKLIQERLKLSLNDPKLLSFLAHIYEYTHRLNEAIEIHRRILQGTPDYRNSLNSLGYLLALKEHPTEAEKKEAIESLKKALMYDPENPAYLDSFGFLLQKSGNLESAWKAFQKGLKQNPNHPVLLERLKSLRK, via the coding sequence ATGGCAGAAGATTACGTCGGTTATATGCAAAAAGGGAATTATGCTTTGGCATTGACCCTGATTGATAAAGAAATAAACAATTCTCCAAACGATCCTGTTTTGCATTATAATTTTGCATTATGTTGTTTTCAGACAAAAAATTTCAAAAAATCCATTCAGGTTTTCGATCATATCATTCAGGAATATCCCAAGTTCATCGAAATCGACAACGTATATCGTTTGAAGGTATTTTCTTATATTGAATTGAAGGATTGGGATTCCGCCGAAAAACTCATTCAAGAAAGATTAAAGTTGTCTTTGAATGATCCTAAGTTGCTTTCTTTCCTGGCTCATATTTATGAATACACTCATCGTCTGAATGAAGCGATTGAAATTCACCGAAGGATTCTGCAAGGTACGCCCGATTACAGGAACAGCTTAAACTCGTTAGGTTATCTTCTGGCTTTGAAAGAACATCCGACCGAAGCGGAAAAGAAAGAAGCAATCGAATCATTGAAAAAGGCTTTGATGTACGATCCTGAAAATCCTGCTTACCTGGATTCCTTCGGTTTTTTGCTCCAAAAATCCGGAAATCTGGAATCTGCCTGGAAAGCCTTTCAAAAAGGTTTGAAACAAAACCCAAATCACCCCGTTCTTTTGGAGAGATTGAAGAGTTTGCGAAAATAA
- a CDS encoding CopG family ribbon-helix-helix protein: MNQTVNISFEKTLLKEIDKIAKKEHRSRSELIREAARAYIEKKSKWQTIFDFTANSNSKKTFSENDVLDEIKSIRSKRKVS, from the coding sequence ATGAATCAGACTGTTAATATTTCTTTTGAAAAAACTCTTTTAAAGGAAATTGATAAAATTGCTAAGAAAGAACATAGATCGAGATCGGAGCTGATTCGTGAGGCGGCGAGAGCCTATATAGAAAAAAAGTCCAAATGGCAAACTATCTTTGATTTTACTGCAAATTCCAATAGTAAGAAGACCTTTTCGGAAAACGACGTCTTGGATGAAATCAAGTCGATTCGAAGTAAAAGAAAAGTTTCTTAA
- a CDS encoding putative toxin-antitoxin system toxin component, PIN family, whose protein sequence is MLKILLDTNIYISAILFKGKPREIFQDLIDEIYTGFISREILDEIESTLSKPKFNLNDDFIQIVLSEIRDITVSIKNKPISDYLELRDRNDYHILGAAFSAKVDYIISGDKDLLSLKRIKDFGIISPDEYLKIKEKQN, encoded by the coding sequence ATGCTCAAAATTCTTTTAGATACGAATATCTATATATCTGCGATTTTGTTTAAAGGTAAACCTAGAGAGATTTTTCAAGATCTCATAGATGAAATTTATACAGGTTTCATCTCAAGGGAAATTTTGGATGAGATTGAATCTACTCTTTCTAAACCTAAATTTAATTTGAATGATGATTTCATTCAGATTGTCCTTTCCGAAATCAGAGATATTACGGTTTCAATTAAAAATAAACCTATTTCCGATTATTTAGAGTTAAGAGATAGAAATGATTATCATATTCTTGGAGCTGCATTCTCCGCAAAGGTGGATTATATTATTTCCGGAGATAAAGATTTACTTTCTTTAAAAAGGATCAAAGATTTTGGTATCATCTCACCTGATGAGTATTTGAAGATTAAAGAAAAACAAAACTAA
- the tmpT gene encoding thiopurine S-methyltransferase, with protein MEASFWHQKWGKNEIAFHESEANPLLLKYFKELSLPKGSRVFLPLCGKTLDIPWLISNGYRVAGAELSKIAIEQLFAGLGVEPKISRVGEMDHYSAESIDIFVGDIFNLSAEILGPIDAIYDRAALVALPLEMRTRYTGHLTGISAKAPQLLICYEYDQNLVAGPPFSISNEEVKQHYAGIYNLTFIESRDVPGGLKGKCPAKENVWLLRND; from the coding sequence ATGGAAGCAAGTTTCTGGCACCAAAAATGGGGAAAAAATGAAATCGCTTTTCACGAAAGCGAAGCCAACCCCCTGTTGTTAAAATATTTCAAGGAACTCTCTTTACCAAAAGGTAGTCGCGTATTTTTACCGTTATGCGGCAAGACTCTTGATATCCCTTGGCTCATTTCCAATGGCTATCGCGTTGCAGGTGCTGAATTGAGTAAAATTGCCATTGAGCAATTGTTCGCTGGACTGGGAGTTGAACCGAAAATATCCAGAGTCGGAGAAATGGATCACTACAGCGCAGAAAGTATCGATATATTTGTAGGCGATATATTCAATTTATCCGCCGAGATATTAGGCCCAATCGATGCAATTTACGACAGAGCTGCCTTAGTGGCTTTGCCTCTTGAGATGCGAACTAGATACACCGGGCATTTAACCGGGATTTCTGCTAAGGCACCTCAGTTGCTCATTTGTTACGAATACGATCAAAACTTGGTAGCAGGTCCTCCCTTTTCGATCAGCAATGAGGAAGTGAAGCAACACTATGCGGGTATTTATAATTTAACTTTCATTGAAAGTAGGGACGTACCCGGTGGATTGAAAGGAAAATGTCCGGCAAAAGAGAATGTATGGCTCTTGCGAAACGACTAA
- a CDS encoding AraC family transcriptional regulator, with the protein MKEILNEISQLTSNAKTEPTATDLPGVVIIKGEVPEHQLAAIYEPMIGVIIQGRKTISIGDQVINLKPPAYFVVPMEIPATGRVHQGPNGLPYLSVGLSINQNSLLDLLKDLPDDLYEEKVTTEFAACEATTDFLEAWLRMLRLLKTPEHIPALAPVYEREILYRVLLGPQGWRLRQVCRTQKGPSINQAIQWIRKNFTKPMEIKRMAAKSAIGVTTFHRQFKQITGLSPIQFQKQLRLLEARKLLVFSGYPVSHAAFEVGYESVSQFNREYSRFFGTPPARDASNLRQIEVIRNIA; encoded by the coding sequence ATGAAAGAGATTTTGAACGAGATCAGTCAACTAACTTCTAATGCCAAAACCGAGCCAACTGCAACGGATTTGCCGGGCGTAGTGATCATCAAAGGTGAGGTGCCTGAACATCAACTTGCGGCAATCTATGAACCGATGATTGGCGTAATTATTCAGGGAAGGAAAACGATTTCGATCGGTGACCAAGTGATCAATTTAAAGCCGCCCGCCTATTTCGTTGTGCCTATGGAAATTCCTGCAACAGGACGTGTACATCAGGGCCCGAACGGACTTCCGTATTTATCTGTGGGTCTTTCTATAAATCAAAACTCGCTATTGGATTTGCTGAAGGATCTTCCCGATGATCTTTATGAAGAAAAAGTTACTACTGAGTTTGCAGCTTGTGAAGCGACAACGGATTTTCTCGAAGCATGGTTACGAATGTTGCGGCTTCTGAAGACTCCTGAACATATTCCGGCACTTGCTCCTGTCTATGAACGGGAAATCCTTTATCGAGTGCTTCTTGGTCCGCAAGGGTGGCGTTTAAGACAAGTTTGTCGAACACAAAAGGGACCAAGTATCAACCAAGCCATTCAATGGATTCGGAAAAATTTTACTAAGCCAATGGAAATAAAACGTATGGCTGCGAAGTCAGCCATCGGAGTTACTACGTTTCACCGCCAATTCAAACAAATAACCGGCTTAAGTCCCATTCAATTTCAAAAACAATTAAGGCTACTTGAAGCAAGAAAACTTTTGGTCTTTAGCGGCTATCCGGTATCGCATGCCGCTTTTGAAGTCGGTTACGAGAGTGTATCGCAGTTCAATCGTGAATATTCCAGATTCTTCGGCACGCCTCCTGCCAGAGACGCTTCGAATCTAAGACAAATCGAAGTTATACGAAATATCGCATAA
- a CDS encoding SDR family NAD(P)-dependent oxidoreductase: MKVAIITGGSNGIGKSTALELSKRGIGVILTYHSNQKSAEDVIREIEKNGTARAVGLKLDLSQKSTFEDFTTAVKKNLEEVWQRKTFDYLVNNGGIGGGMMFTDMTEDYFDNILNTNFKGPFFLTQKLVKLIEDGGRIVNTSSNSSSITPPGYSAYGSLKAALSTWSRYLAKELAPRQIRVNAVSPGPVHSNFGDGVFDKHPEYIKPLAEQTALGRIAKPDDVGKVIANLLSDDFGWVTAQDIEISGGFLL, translated from the coding sequence ATGAAAGTAGCAATCATCACAGGTGGGAGTAACGGGATCGGAAAAAGCACAGCTCTTGAACTGAGCAAACGTGGAATCGGTGTTATTCTTACCTATCATTCCAATCAGAAGAGCGCTGAGGATGTCATTAGAGAAATCGAAAAAAACGGCACCGCCCGTGCGGTAGGGTTAAAATTGGATCTGAGCCAAAAATCGACTTTCGAGGATTTCACTACGGCTGTGAAAAAGAATCTCGAAGAAGTTTGGCAAAGAAAAACTTTCGATTATTTGGTGAATAACGGTGGAATCGGTGGCGGGATGATGTTCACCGATATGACCGAAGATTATTTTGATAACATACTCAATACGAATTTCAAGGGACCGTTTTTTTTAACACAGAAACTCGTCAAACTAATCGAAGACGGCGGACGAATTGTTAATACCTCAAGTAACTCAAGTTCCATAACTCCTCCGGGATATTCCGCTTACGGATCATTGAAAGCAGCTTTATCAACTTGGTCTCGTTATTTGGCGAAAGAACTTGCCCCACGACAAATCCGCGTAAATGCGGTTTCTCCCGGCCCGGTTCACAGTAATTTTGGTGACGGAGTTTTTGACAAACATCCTGAATACATTAAACCCTTGGCAGAGCAGACTGCGCTGGGTAGAATTGCTAAGCCCGATGATGTCGGCAAGGTCATTGCAAACTTGTTATCGGATGACTTCGGCTGGGTTACAGCTCAAGATATTGAAATTTCGGGTGGTTTTTTGCTTTAA
- a CDS encoding MarR family transcriptional regulator: MKKANPEIQSMIQKLILLQDHNRNFEEKHQKVILRMLTARGASPEMVRNISLSELHVIDCIGSHEEPNVTFIAEQTGMTKGAVSKIASRMVDRKFIEARKRDNNRKEILYSLTKKGKVAFDIHKKFHDTENKKLHEIFASFKPEELKIIDRFFNDILSDF, encoded by the coding sequence GTGAAAAAAGCGAATCCGGAAATCCAATCTATGATCCAAAAACTGATTTTATTACAGGATCATAATCGCAACTTTGAAGAAAAACATCAGAAAGTAATTCTGCGAATGCTGACCGCACGCGGTGCGAGCCCCGAGATGGTCCGGAACATTTCTCTTTCGGAACTGCATGTGATTGATTGTATCGGAAGTCATGAAGAGCCCAACGTAACGTTTATAGCCGAACAAACGGGCATGACGAAGGGAGCCGTCTCAAAAATCGCATCCAGAATGGTGGATCGAAAGTTCATCGAGGCACGCAAGCGGGACAACAATAGGAAAGAAATTCTTTATTCCCTGACTAAAAAGGGAAAGGTCGCTTTTGATATTCATAAAAAATTTCATGACACAGAAAATAAAAAGCTTCATGAAATTTTTGCAAGTTTCAAGCCGGAGGAGTTGAAAATCATTGATAGGTTTTTTAACGATATCCTCTCGGATTTCTAA
- a CDS encoding ferredoxin reductase family protein, translating to MKPDFNVKIEKSLIDRVIGNITNVIIKQRMSEKKWIIGSLFIGCVIFGFSPGPIHLINDPSRWELREQFVYLTGLCAMSLMVMSVILSLRFERINRLVGGLDKAYIVHKWTGIYSLIFVILHWSTETVPHWLVELNIIPNPGELGDSSGFSELEIALFQSGTLIAEILFYVFIILVTIALFDRISYRFFRVTHKIFPGVFLLLAYHAATAPLKEHWFTSPAAYFLLILLAIGSYAAIIGLFQQIGKSRKVEAVIQNIELHENGILDIRLQTLDKPFLHQAGQYAFLQFAHNKEPHPFTIASSGVNPHILRFAIKGLGDFTKELNDRIEVGQYVKIEGPYGEFKFEDNSERQIWIAGGIGITPFIARLEYLSNQGGTKKPIDFWYCTRGDLDNQFPSSLQSLCEKNGINFYHLNSNKKEYLTIDRLKTTIGNFNNSSIWFCGPGDFAKYIMKGLKSAGFDINDFHYDSFSMR from the coding sequence ATGAAACCGGATTTCAATGTCAAAATCGAAAAGAGCTTAATCGATCGGGTAATCGGAAATATCACCAATGTAATCATCAAACAGAGAATGTCCGAAAAGAAATGGATCATAGGTTCTTTATTCATCGGATGCGTAATTTTTGGGTTTTCGCCGGGACCGATTCATTTGATCAATGATCCTTCCAGATGGGAATTGCGTGAACAGTTTGTTTATCTAACAGGATTGTGTGCGATGTCTCTAATGGTAATGTCAGTGATCCTTTCCTTACGTTTTGAACGAATTAATCGACTGGTGGGAGGATTGGATAAGGCTTATATAGTGCATAAGTGGACAGGGATTTATTCTCTTATATTTGTAATACTTCATTGGTCTACCGAAACAGTTCCTCATTGGTTGGTAGAATTGAATATAATTCCGAATCCGGGAGAATTGGGAGACAGCAGTGGTTTCTCCGAATTGGAAATTGCCCTTTTTCAAAGCGGTACTTTGATCGCTGAAATACTGTTTTATGTGTTTATAATACTCGTTACCATTGCTCTATTCGATAGAATCTCCTATCGTTTCTTTCGTGTTACTCATAAGATTTTTCCCGGCGTATTTCTTTTGCTCGCATATCATGCTGCTACCGCTCCGCTTAAAGAACATTGGTTCACCAGTCCTGCCGCTTATTTCTTGCTTATTCTTTTAGCAATCGGTAGTTATGCGGCAATTATAGGATTGTTTCAGCAAATCGGCAAGTCGCGTAAAGTGGAAGCGGTGATTCAAAATATTGAACTTCACGAAAATGGTATACTTGATATCCGCTTGCAAACATTGGATAAACCGTTCCTGCATCAGGCAGGACAATACGCGTTCCTACAATTTGCACATAACAAAGAACCCCATCCTTTTACTATTGCATCTTCAGGAGTTAATCCGCATATATTACGTTTTGCCATTAAAGGTTTAGGTGATTTTACCAAAGAATTAAACGATCGTATTGAAGTCGGACAATATGTTAAAATAGAAGGGCCTTACGGTGAATTCAAATTTGAAGATAATAGCGAAAGGCAAATATGGATTGCAGGAGGGATAGGAATCACACCATTTATCGCGCGCTTGGAGTATTTATCAAACCAGGGAGGCACAAAAAAGCCGATTGATTTTTGGTATTGTACCCGCGGTGATTTGGATAATCAATTTCCTTCCTCGTTGCAATCCTTATGTGAAAAAAACGGAATCAACTTTTATCATTTAAACTCAAATAAAAAGGAATACTTAACAATTGACAGACTCAAAACAACAATTGGCAATTTTAATAATTCAAGCATTTGGTTTTGTGGTCCTGGCGATTTTGCAAAATATATAATGAAAGGATTGAAATCAGCGGGATTTGATATAAATGATTTTCATTATGATAGTTTCAGCATGCGTTAG
- a CDS encoding SRPBCC family protein codes for MKEQKLDPKLDLVLERIVDVPRELVWKAWTTPEHIKQWFTPVPWQTIDCEIDLRPGGIFYTVMRSPEGQEFPNIGCYLEVIPNERLTWTDRLLPGFRPSAHSINDHPFYVTAIIALEPHEKGCKYIATVMHSDEESRKKHEDMGFHEGWGIALDQLVAFVKKQ; via the coding sequence ATGAAAGAGCAGAAACTAGATCCGAAACTTGACCTTGTCTTGGAAAGAATTGTAGATGTGCCAAGGGAATTGGTATGGAAAGCATGGACCACTCCGGAACATATCAAACAATGGTTTACTCCTGTACCTTGGCAAACCATAGATTGCGAAATCGATCTTCGCCCGGGTGGGATTTTTTACACTGTTATGCGTTCACCGGAAGGTCAGGAATTTCCGAATATCGGTTGTTATCTGGAAGTGATTCCGAATGAAAGGCTCACCTGGACCGACAGACTTTTACCGGGCTTTCGCCCTTCTGCTCATAGCATCAACGATCATCCGTTCTATGTTACGGCGATCATTGCATTGGAACCACACGAAAAAGGTTGCAAATACATCGCAACAGTCATGCACAGTGATGAAGAAAGTCGCAAAAAACATGAAGACATGGGTTTCCACGAAGGATGGGGAATCGCGCTTGATCAATTGGTTGCATTTGTTAAAAAACAATGA
- a CDS encoding ArsR/SmtB family transcription factor, with protein sequence MPNNSETISAVFHSLADPTRRAVIERLSEGPAAVGELARSFNMALPSFMQHLSVMEECMLVKSYKTGRVRIYHLVPKQLKLAEHWMTEQRSIWEKRLDQLDNFLYKLKEKEK encoded by the coding sequence ATGCCTAACAATTCTGAAACTATCAGCGCTGTTTTCCATTCCCTTGCAGACCCTACCCGCCGTGCCGTGATAGAACGACTCAGTGAAGGTCCTGCTGCGGTAGGAGAATTAGCCCGGTCATTCAATATGGCATTGCCCTCTTTTATGCAACATCTGTCCGTGATGGAAGAATGTATGTTGGTGAAATCATATAAAACAGGGCGAGTGCGAATTTACCATCTTGTTCCCAAACAACTCAAATTAGCGGAGCATTGGATGACAGAACAACGTTCTATTTGGGAAAAACGCCTGGATCAACTTGATAATTTTTTGTATAAACTAAAGGAGAAAGAAAAATGA
- a CDS encoding ArsR/SmtB family transcription factor, whose translation MHAPVFAALGDETRLSLVAKLSEGRPRSISQLTEGTKLSRQAITKHLLVLEGVGIVRSVRIGRESLFEFDSEPIEEIKEYLNQVSQQWDKTLLRLKSFVENED comes from the coding sequence ATGCATGCACCCGTTTTTGCGGCCCTCGGTGATGAAACAAGACTATCCTTAGTTGCAAAACTTAGCGAAGGCCGGCCGCGCTCCATTTCTCAGCTTACGGAAGGTACAAAACTTTCCAGACAGGCAATCACCAAACATTTGCTAGTATTGGAGGGTGTAGGCATCGTACGAAGTGTTCGAATCGGCCGGGAAAGTCTGTTCGAATTTGACTCGGAGCCGATAGAAGAAATCAAAGAATACTTGAATCAAGTCTCACAACAATGGGATAAAACTCTACTTAGATTAAAATCGTTTGTAGAGAATGAGGATTGA